The following are encoded together in the Vibrio zhugei genome:
- the tyrS gene encoding tyrosine--tRNA ligase encodes MTLIQELQTRGLIAQASDLEQIQQQMSQPQTVYCGFDPTAGSLHIGHLVPLIMLKRFQDAGHQALALIGGATGMIGDPSFKAAERNLNDEATVNGWVDDLTTQIEQLLAPHLNQPITILNNAAWMKDINVIDFFRDIGKHFSINAMINRESVKQRLHRPEQGISFTEFSYSLLQSYDFAVLNRNYGCRLQIGGNDQWGNIVSGIDLTRRQNGEHVFGLTLPLITKSDGSKFGKTEGGAVWLNPEKTSPYMFYQFWLSTEDSDVYNLLRYYTFLSCDEIAQIESSDRNSHRKPEAQNILAQHMTRFVHGEAGLNSAERITHALFTGGVDTLNISELKQLELDGIPSITSHQQDTVDVLVESGLAKSKRIARELIENNAIRVNGEKITPVHSQLGFPLFDQYWLLQRGKKHFCLVKRA; translated from the coding sequence ATGACATTGATTCAGGAATTACAGACGCGTGGTTTAATCGCTCAAGCGAGCGACTTAGAACAAATACAGCAACAGATGAGCCAACCACAAACCGTTTACTGCGGTTTCGATCCAACGGCAGGTAGCCTACACATTGGGCATCTGGTGCCACTGATTATGCTCAAACGATTTCAGGACGCCGGACATCAGGCACTCGCGCTGATTGGCGGTGCAACAGGGATGATTGGCGATCCAAGTTTCAAAGCCGCTGAGCGTAATCTCAATGATGAAGCGACGGTTAACGGTTGGGTTGACGATCTCACGACGCAAATTGAGCAGTTACTCGCGCCCCATCTTAACCAACCGATAACGATTCTTAACAACGCCGCTTGGATGAAAGACATCAATGTTATCGATTTTTTTCGAGATATCGGTAAGCATTTTTCAATCAACGCCATGATCAATCGTGAGTCGGTGAAGCAACGCTTACACCGACCTGAACAGGGTATTTCATTCACAGAATTTAGCTACAGTCTGCTGCAGTCTTATGATTTTGCCGTCCTTAATCGTAACTATGGCTGTCGCCTACAAATTGGCGGAAATGATCAATGGGGAAATATCGTCAGCGGTATTGATTTAACACGTCGTCAAAATGGCGAACACGTGTTTGGCTTAACTCTACCGCTGATCACCAAATCCGATGGGAGCAAATTTGGTAAAACAGAAGGCGGCGCCGTTTGGTTGAATCCAGAAAAAACCTCGCCTTACATGTTTTATCAGTTCTGGTTGTCGACTGAAGATAGCGATGTCTACAATCTACTTCGTTACTACACCTTCTTATCCTGCGATGAGATCGCTCAGATTGAATCCAGCGACCGAAACAGTCATCGCAAACCTGAAGCACAAAACATTCTCGCGCAACATATGACGCGCTTTGTTCACGGTGAGGCTGGATTAAATAGTGCAGAGCGGATTACTCACGCTTTGTTCACTGGGGGTGTCGACACTCTTAATATCAGTGAACTTAAACAGTTAGAGCTGGATGGTATACCTAGCATCACAAGTCATCAGCAAGATACGGTAGACGTGTTGGTCGAGTCAGGGCTCGCCAAATCAAAACGCATCGCTCGTGAACTCATTGAAAACAATGCCATTCGTGTCAATGGTGAAAAAATAACGCCTGTGCATTCACAACTCGGTTTTCCCCTGTTTGACCAGTACTGGCTGCTTCAGCGTGGTAAAAAACATTTTTGCTTAGTCAAACGCGCGTAA
- a CDS encoding Gfo/Idh/MocA family protein, which yields MTGNTFRWGIIGLGRIAHNFAKALDVVPNARLYAVASSNRERANTFAQEYGSEHAYDDYQPLIDNPHVDAIYIATPHRFHYQWARQCLMAGKPVLCEKPLTVNEVQARELVALAEKHQTFLMEALWTRFLPTWQQVFTWLSEQRIGDLRLLSSSFAFNVPRNEEDRLLNNALAGGALLDMGIYNLAMSQFVMQREPSVIVANGMIGETNVDERTSVILDYEGVASQFTCGLNTTLENGFTLYGSKGSILVESMFWAATQAVLCVDGEEPQRVAFPFRATGFEYQIEEVMSCIAKGQLQSDVMSWQQTINTMKTMDEIRQQIGLEYPFLHRT from the coding sequence ATGACTGGCAACACATTTCGCTGGGGAATCATCGGCCTAGGTCGCATAGCACATAATTTTGCTAAAGCATTAGACGTTGTCCCTAATGCTCGCTTATATGCCGTTGCGAGTTCGAATCGAGAACGTGCGAATACCTTTGCGCAAGAATACGGGAGTGAGCATGCTTACGATGATTATCAACCTTTAATTGATAATCCACACGTCGATGCCATTTACATCGCCACCCCACATCGGTTTCATTATCAATGGGCAAGGCAATGTTTGATGGCTGGCAAGCCTGTATTGTGTGAGAAGCCATTGACAGTGAATGAGGTACAGGCGCGCGAGCTTGTTGCTTTGGCTGAAAAGCATCAAACGTTCTTGATGGAAGCGTTATGGACACGTTTTTTGCCGACATGGCAGCAGGTATTCACTTGGCTCAGCGAACAACGCATCGGTGACTTACGTTTATTGAGCTCCTCATTCGCCTTTAACGTCCCCCGTAATGAAGAAGACCGCCTGTTAAATAATGCGCTTGCTGGCGGAGCTCTGTTAGATATGGGCATCTACAACCTTGCCATGTCACAGTTTGTGATGCAGCGTGAACCCAGCGTCATTGTTGCCAATGGCATGATTGGTGAAACTAACGTAGACGAACGTACTAGCGTGATCCTTGATTATGAGGGGGTCGCCAGTCAGTTCACATGTGGTTTGAATACCACATTAGAAAATGGCTTTACCCTCTATGGCAGCAAGGGAAGTATCCTTGTTGAGTCGATGTTTTGGGCGGCAACGCAAGCGGTATTATGCGTGGATGGCGAAGAGCCACAACGGGTCGCGTTTCCGTTCAGAGCGACAGGTTTTGAATATCAAATTGAAGAGGTCATGAGCTGTATAGCGAAAGGGCAATTGCAGAGTGATGTAATGAGCTGGCAGCAAACCATCAATACGATGAAAACAATGGATGAGATTCGCCAACAAATTGGGCTTGAGTATCCTTTTTTGCATCGGACTTAA
- a CDS encoding IS30 family transposase: protein MNYQQLTEGRRYQISALLERGISVPEIAKTVQCHRSTVYRELKRGRKGEHYCPNEAQMSSTKKRKTARKYRIPKERVDFIRLLLETDWSPEQISNVLTKIGASVSHEWIYRFVAQDKRLGGKLYRHLRQGHKRYRRGKQEKAPAIKNAVSIDDRPSIVDSKERFGDWEIDTVLGKHGTGAMVTILERKTRFYVVKKVPSKSADDVTKATIELLKPYKKHVHTITADNGREFAGHETIAKELKADVYFAHPYSSWERGANENANGLLRQYVKKGTDLTTVTDIDIEFALSRINYRPRKCLGFKQAAIIFEEMALAS, encoded by the coding sequence ATGAATTATCAACAGTTGACCGAAGGCAGAAGATACCAGATTTCTGCTCTTTTGGAACGGGGAATTTCGGTTCCTGAAATAGCTAAAACAGTTCAGTGCCACCGCTCGACGGTATACCGTGAGCTTAAACGCGGTCGGAAGGGAGAGCATTATTGCCCTAACGAAGCCCAGATGTCGTCTACCAAAAAGCGCAAAACAGCACGTAAATACCGAATACCAAAGGAACGTGTCGATTTTATCCGCCTTCTTTTAGAAACAGATTGGAGTCCAGAGCAGATTTCTAATGTATTAACGAAAATTGGTGCATCTGTCAGTCATGAGTGGATCTATCGCTTTGTTGCTCAAGATAAACGCTTGGGCGGTAAGTTATATCGTCACTTGAGACAAGGTCATAAGCGGTATCGCCGAGGTAAACAAGAGAAAGCTCCAGCGATAAAAAATGCCGTTTCGATTGATGATAGACCAAGCATCGTTGACAGTAAGGAGCGGTTTGGTGACTGGGAAATCGACACTGTGCTAGGTAAGCATGGTACAGGTGCAATGGTGACTATTTTAGAGCGTAAGACTCGATTTTACGTGGTAAAGAAAGTGCCATCTAAGTCAGCGGATGATGTCACCAAAGCGACAATAGAGCTACTGAAGCCCTATAAGAAACATGTCCATACCATTACGGCAGATAACGGGCGAGAGTTTGCAGGTCATGAAACCATCGCAAAAGAATTAAAGGCTGATGTGTACTTTGCTCATCCGTACAGTTCTTGGGAGCGTGGTGCTAATGAGAATGCGAACGGTCTTTTAAGGCAATATGTGAAGAAAGGAACCGATCTAACGACAGTGACGGACATCGATATAGAGTTCGCTTTATCGCGGATAAATTACCGTCCGAGAAAGTGTTTAGGCTTCAAGCAGGCAGCCATTATATTTGAGGAGATGGCTTTAGCTTCTTGA
- a CDS encoding helix-turn-helix transcriptional regulator — protein MQLIRRKELSELTGISRAHLYLLIGEGKFPRQIHIGKRASAWIVEEVQAWVDGVWHEGMITSPNLENSMKLVDRKTLLNMIGFNKDTLYRMIKAGDFPPCVSKDIPRWKYNDIVTWVAKKITIRDANCF, from the coding sequence ATGCAACTTATCAGACGTAAAGAGCTATCGGAGCTGACGGGCATCAGCCGAGCTCATTTATACTTATTGATTGGAGAGGGGAAGTTCCCAAGGCAAATTCACATTGGTAAACGTGCTTCTGCATGGATAGTGGAAGAAGTACAAGCCTGGGTCGATGGTGTTTGGCATGAAGGTATGATAACGTCACCGAATCTCGAAAATTCAATGAAGTTGGTTGACCGGAAAACGTTGCTGAACATGATTGGCTTTAACAAAGATACCTTGTATCGAATGATTAAAGCTGGAGATTTTCCTCCGTGTGTCTCGAAAGACATTCCTCGATGGAAGTACAACGACATTGTTACTTGGGTCGCGAAGAAAATTACTATCCGCGATGCAAACTGCTTCTAA
- a CDS encoding FAD:protein FMN transferase codes for MNSYSARFEMMGTFIDLVVHHQKGEQLIKQAYLQLQDYADRFTANRADSELMRVNQNAGIAPVRVAQDLFELIKLGKHHSEDSNTPFNIAIGPLVKTWRIGFKSATIPSQAVINEKLALVDPTQIVLNEQDHSVFLRQAGMEIDLGAIAKGYFADQIKRMLIDAGVEHGFISLGGNVLTLGHSPNNMNRAWNVGIQNPLSKRGDVIRVVPLQDMSMVTSGINERFFELNGRRYHHLLDGETGMPLATDIASLTIVSKRSVDGEIWSTAGFLHSAAQSISYLNSIAGIEAVVISVDGDVMTTNGFRGPQQATDLASNV; via the coding sequence ATGAACAGCTATAGCGCAAGATTTGAAATGATGGGGACCTTTATTGATTTGGTGGTCCATCATCAAAAGGGTGAGCAGCTTATCAAGCAAGCGTATCTTCAATTGCAGGATTATGCCGATCGGTTTACGGCCAATCGCGCTGATTCTGAGTTGATGCGAGTGAATCAAAATGCTGGGATCGCGCCAGTGAGGGTTGCCCAAGATTTGTTTGAGCTTATCAAACTGGGTAAACACCATAGCGAAGATAGCAATACACCGTTCAATATTGCGATTGGCCCTTTGGTTAAAACATGGCGGATTGGTTTCAAATCCGCGACGATACCTTCACAAGCGGTGATCAATGAAAAGTTGGCGCTGGTCGATCCCACACAGATTGTCTTGAATGAGCAAGACCATTCCGTATTTCTGCGCCAAGCAGGAATGGAAATAGATTTAGGTGCCATTGCCAAGGGGTATTTTGCCGATCAAATCAAGCGCATGCTTATAGACGCGGGGGTTGAGCACGGCTTTATCAGTTTGGGGGGGAACGTCCTCACTCTAGGACATTCACCAAATAACATGAACCGGGCTTGGAATGTAGGCATTCAGAACCCTTTGTCCAAACGAGGCGATGTGATTCGAGTAGTGCCGTTGCAGGATATGTCGATGGTCACCTCCGGTATCAACGAGCGTTTCTTTGAATTGAATGGTCGGCGTTATCATCACTTGTTGGATGGGGAAACCGGTATGCCGCTGGCAACCGATATCGCGAGTCTTACGATTGTGTCCAAACGTTCGGTGGATGGTGAGATTTGGAGTACCGCAGGGTTTCTACACTCGGCGGCACAATCGATCAGCTACTTAAATTCAATTGCAGGTATTGAGGCGGTGGTTATTTCGGTAGATGGCGACGTGATGACGACGAACGGATTTCGAGGTCCTCAACAAGCGACCGATTTAGCGAGCAACGTTTAG
- a CDS encoding MDR family oxidoreductase, translated as MFDALILNQEDKKTMATIEPIDESQLPEGEVLVAVDYSSLNYKDGLAITGKGKIIRHFPMVPGIDLAGKVLHSDDSRYQEGDSVVLTGWGVGENHWGGMAQKASLKADWLVPLPQGFSAKQAMMVGTAGFTAMLCVQALIDADIKPENGTILVTGASGGVGSVAVALLSTLGYKVAAVTGRIEENGPLLESLGASQLIDRKEFEEPARPLEKQVWAGAIDTVGSKMLAKVLAQMDYNSAVAACGLAGGFDLPTTVMPFILRNVRLQGVDSVNCPREKRMAAWEKLAQLLPSQYFEQACTEITLNEAPLYAEKITTGQNTGRVVIKL; from the coding sequence ATGTTTGATGCGTTAATTCTGAATCAAGAAGATAAAAAAACCATGGCGACGATAGAGCCGATTGATGAGTCACAACTTCCAGAAGGAGAAGTGTTGGTCGCGGTCGATTACTCATCATTGAACTACAAAGATGGTCTCGCTATTACAGGCAAAGGTAAAATTATCCGTCATTTCCCGATGGTGCCGGGCATCGACTTAGCAGGCAAAGTACTCCATTCTGACGATTCTCGTTATCAAGAAGGAGACTCCGTGGTACTGACTGGTTGGGGTGTGGGTGAAAACCATTGGGGTGGCATGGCTCAAAAAGCAAGCTTGAAAGCCGACTGGCTTGTTCCTCTTCCACAGGGTTTCAGTGCAAAACAAGCGATGATGGTTGGCACCGCTGGCTTCACCGCCATGCTGTGTGTTCAGGCGTTGATTGACGCTGACATCAAACCTGAAAACGGCACCATATTGGTGACTGGCGCCAGCGGTGGTGTCGGCTCTGTCGCCGTTGCCCTGCTCTCGACACTGGGCTACAAAGTGGCGGCAGTGACGGGTCGAATTGAAGAGAACGGCCCATTATTAGAATCACTCGGTGCGAGCCAACTTATTGATCGTAAAGAATTTGAAGAGCCAGCTCGCCCGCTAGAAAAACAAGTTTGGGCAGGTGCCATTGATACGGTTGGCAGCAAAATGTTAGCGAAAGTATTGGCGCAAATGGATTACAACAGTGCGGTTGCAGCGTGTGGTCTCGCGGGCGGTTTTGATCTCCCTACCACAGTGATGCCATTCATTTTGCGCAATGTGCGTCTACAAGGTGTGGATTCTGTGAACTGCCCACGTGAAAAACGCATGGCTGCGTGGGAAAAACTGGCGCAATTGTTGCCTTCTCAATATTTCGAGCAAGCCTGCACAGAAATCACGTTGAATGAAGCGCCGCTCTATGCCGAGAAAATCACCACAGGTCAAAATACTGGCCGTGTTGTTATCAAACTTTAA
- a CDS encoding flavocytochrome c, with protein sequence MTQLTDGIVFQSGGKLHNRIVMAPMTIQSAFFDGGVTDEMITYYAARAGDAGAVIVESAFVEKYGRAFPGALGIDTDSKITGLRKLAEAIQAKGSKAILQIYHAGRMANPEINGGHQPISASPVAALRDNAETPLQMTQEQIEDMIVRFGDAVNRAILAGFDGVEIHGANTYLLQQFFSPHSNRRSDQWGGDINKRTTFPLAILAKTKEVVQSHNKSDFIIGYRFSPEEIEQPGIRFDDTMYLLEKLAAYGLDYLHFSMGSWSRNSIVTPEDLEPIITKYRQLQSETLAKVPVIGVGGIAQRSDADKALENGYDIVAVGKGFLVEKTWAEKALNGETCAEFADIEQQAALEIPTPLWEIMDYMIVDSAAEAIKHQRIKELQNIPIKFNAGDYTAYGRGHNDDLPVTVTFSEDKILDIIVDSSKESDGIANPAFERIPQQILDGQTLNIDVISGATVSSQAVLDGVANAVDLAGGNSEALRCKAREAVEWSTKTIEETVDIVVVGGGGAGLSATLTTLDEGKSVILLEKFPAIGGNTVRTGGWVNAAEPKWQGEFASLPGEKETLMHLANTPESEFVDGYLADFRTLKSQLDHYFTDLEKGKPYLFDSEELHRIQTYLGGKRTDLNGQAIHGQYDLVQTLTSRSMESIDWLTEKGIDFDRSVVEIPVGALWRRAHKPKRQKGVEFVDKLSKRIQEQNGRIITDTRATDLIVESGKVVGIKAMQADGTELILHVNNGVVMASGGFGANTQMIKKYNTYWKDIADDIKTTNSPALVGDGIEIGEKAGAELVGMGFVQLMPIGDPKSGALLTGLIVPPENFVFVNQQGKRFVDECGSRDVLSGAFFDNGGLVYMIADENIRHTAANTSDETIEREIKEGTIIKADSIEELAEKIGVPAEALSNTITQYNHYVEQGHDPEFNKSAFGLKVVKAPFYATPRQPSVHHTMGGLKIDTQARVIDKDGQVIQGLYAAGEVAGGIHAGNRLGGNALIDIFTYGRIAGANAANLV encoded by the coding sequence ATGACTCAGTTAACCGATGGTATCGTATTCCAGTCTGGTGGGAAGCTTCATAATCGTATCGTGATGGCGCCCATGACGATTCAATCTGCGTTTTTTGATGGGGGTGTGACCGATGAAATGATCACCTACTACGCGGCTCGTGCCGGCGATGCAGGAGCGGTGATCGTCGAAAGCGCGTTCGTTGAAAAATATGGTCGAGCCTTTCCCGGGGCTTTAGGGATCGATACGGATAGCAAAATAACCGGTTTACGCAAACTCGCTGAAGCCATTCAGGCCAAAGGGTCAAAGGCAATTTTACAGATCTATCACGCAGGTCGAATGGCCAATCCCGAAATTAACGGTGGCCATCAGCCGATCTCGGCAAGTCCAGTGGCTGCGTTGCGTGACAACGCAGAAACCCCATTGCAAATGACCCAAGAGCAAATCGAAGACATGATTGTACGCTTTGGTGATGCAGTGAACCGTGCGATTCTTGCTGGCTTCGATGGCGTCGAAATTCACGGCGCAAACACCTACTTACTCCAGCAGTTTTTCTCTCCCCATTCAAACCGTCGAAGCGATCAATGGGGCGGTGATATCAATAAACGGACTACCTTCCCGTTAGCGATATTGGCAAAAACAAAAGAGGTCGTGCAATCGCACAATAAATCCGACTTCATTATCGGGTATCGTTTTTCTCCTGAAGAGATTGAACAACCGGGTATCCGCTTTGATGACACCATGTATTTGCTAGAGAAGCTCGCGGCATATGGTTTGGATTACTTGCATTTCTCCATGGGGAGTTGGTCTCGTAATTCGATTGTGACCCCAGAAGATCTTGAGCCGATCATCACCAAGTACCGTCAGCTTCAGTCTGAAACGTTAGCCAAAGTACCGGTGATTGGCGTTGGCGGCATCGCTCAGCGTAGTGATGCGGACAAAGCACTGGAAAATGGGTATGACATCGTGGCGGTAGGCAAAGGTTTCTTGGTCGAGAAAACTTGGGCTGAGAAAGCGCTTAACGGTGAAACGTGTGCCGAGTTTGCTGATATTGAGCAACAAGCCGCGTTAGAAATTCCTACGCCATTGTGGGAGATCATGGACTATATGATCGTCGACAGTGCCGCTGAGGCCATTAAGCACCAGCGCATTAAAGAGCTACAGAACATCCCGATCAAATTTAACGCGGGTGATTATACCGCCTATGGCCGTGGTCATAACGATGATTTACCTGTGACTGTCACGTTCTCTGAAGATAAGATTCTAGATATCATTGTGGATTCATCGAAAGAATCAGACGGCATTGCTAACCCAGCCTTTGAGCGCATTCCGCAACAGATTCTTGATGGTCAAACACTGAATATTGATGTTATCTCGGGGGCGACCGTCAGTAGCCAAGCGGTGCTTGATGGGGTGGCTAATGCTGTGGATCTTGCTGGTGGTAACTCTGAAGCCCTTCGTTGTAAAGCAAGAGAGGCCGTTGAGTGGTCTACTAAGACCATAGAAGAAACGGTTGATATTGTGGTCGTTGGTGGTGGTGGTGCCGGTTTAAGTGCGACATTAACCACTTTAGATGAAGGGAAATCCGTTATCTTGCTTGAGAAATTTCCAGCGATTGGCGGCAATACCGTGCGCACCGGTGGTTGGGTGAATGCGGCTGAACCGAAATGGCAAGGCGAGTTTGCTTCACTGCCAGGCGAAAAAGAAACGTTGATGCATTTGGCGAATACACCTGAATCTGAGTTTGTCGACGGATATTTGGCTGATTTTAGAACCTTGAAATCACAACTTGATCACTACTTTACCGATCTTGAAAAAGGTAAGCCGTACCTATTCGATTCAGAAGAGCTGCATCGTATCCAAACCTATTTGGGGGGTAAACGTACTGACCTTAATGGACAAGCAATCCATGGGCAGTATGATCTGGTACAGACGCTGACTTCACGTTCTATGGAATCCATTGATTGGTTAACGGAGAAGGGCATTGATTTTGACCGCAGTGTGGTTGAAATTCCCGTTGGTGCATTATGGCGTCGAGCGCATAAACCAAAACGCCAAAAAGGCGTAGAGTTTGTTGATAAGCTGTCCAAACGTATCCAAGAGCAAAATGGCCGCATCATCACGGATACACGGGCGACCGATTTGATCGTCGAATCGGGTAAAGTGGTTGGCATCAAAGCGATGCAAGCCGATGGTACGGAACTGATTCTGCACGTGAACAATGGTGTGGTGATGGCGTCTGGCGGATTCGGTGCCAATACGCAGATGATTAAAAAGTACAATACGTATTGGAAAGACATTGCTGATGATATTAAAACAACAAACTCACCCGCACTGGTCGGTGATGGTATTGAGATTGGCGAAAAAGCGGGAGCCGAACTTGTCGGCATGGGCTTTGTTCAGTTGATGCCTATAGGTGACCCTAAATCTGGGGCATTGTTGACGGGCTTGATTGTACCACCTGAAAACTTTGTGTTTGTTAACCAACAGGGTAAACGCTTTGTGGATGAGTGTGGCAGCCGAGATGTGTTATCTGGCGCCTTTTTCGATAATGGTGGTCTCGTGTATATGATTGCGGATGAAAATATTCGTCACACGGCAGCCAATACGTCAGATGAAACCATCGAGCGAGAAATCAAAGAAGGTACCATTATTAAAGCGGATTCTATTGAAGAGTTAGCGGAAAAAATTGGGGTACCAGCAGAGGCGTTATCGAACACCATTACTCAATACAATCATTATGTGGAGCAAGGGCATGATCCTGAGTTTAATAAGAGCGCCTTTGGGCTCAAAGTCGTTAAGGCGCCTTTCTATGCAACGCCACGACAACCGTCGGTTCACCATACCATGGGTGGCCTGAAAATCGATACGCAAGCACGCGTTATTGATAAAGATGGTCAAGTCATTCAAGGCTTATATGCGGCTGGTGAAGTCGCGGGTGGGATCCATGCCGGTAACCGCCTCGGTGGTAATGCATTGATTGATATCTTCACATATGGTCGTATTGCGGGAGCGAATGCGGCCAATCTTGTGTAG
- a CDS encoding helix-turn-helix domain-containing protein, with protein sequence MAQSQFNRLLAESISSLKSPSFTSKLMALIASIQSYDSAVILGLRTGKHPIYLYDSIENNRHLLFERYLTAAFQDDPFYKMLTVDEQQGVFSLKDASKHDMDYQIYCTQFYRQTGWKDELSILIEIEPDRWVVIYLGYTERDNTFSPYNVEQLHSHFAIIQSLCQQHWRDTEFLLAEPLFHPESYSLQRREMVEESLHSFGHGVLSNREKQIARLIVQGLDSKEIAQQLNIKEGTVKNHRKRIYAQLRVTSLSELFQVFLNHLITR encoded by the coding sequence ATGGCCCAATCGCAATTTAATCGTTTACTCGCAGAATCGATATCGTCGCTCAAATCGCCGAGTTTCACCTCTAAGCTCATGGCTCTCATTGCTTCGATACAAAGCTATGACAGCGCAGTGATTCTTGGCTTGCGTACAGGTAAACACCCTATCTATCTTTACGATTCCATTGAGAACAATCGTCATTTGCTTTTCGAGCGTTATCTCACCGCCGCATTTCAAGACGACCCATTCTACAAAATGCTCACCGTTGACGAACAGCAAGGTGTTTTTTCATTAAAAGATGCCAGCAAACACGATATGGATTACCAGATATACTGTACTCAATTTTATCGGCAAACGGGCTGGAAGGATGAATTAAGCATTCTCATTGAAATTGAACCCGATCGCTGGGTGGTGATTTATTTGGGGTATACCGAAAGAGATAACACCTTTTCGCCCTACAATGTTGAACAGCTACACTCCCACTTCGCCATCATCCAATCTTTATGTCAGCAGCATTGGAGAGACACGGAATTCCTTCTCGCAGAACCGCTCTTTCACCCTGAATCTTACTCCCTGCAAAGACGTGAAATGGTTGAGGAAAGTCTGCATTCTTTTGGTCACGGTGTCCTCTCGAACCGAGAAAAACAAATTGCCCGATTAATCGTACAAGGTCTTGATAGTAAAGAAATCGCACAACAATTAAACATTAAAGAAGGCACGGTGAAAAATCACCGAAAGCGCATTTACGCTCAGCTACGCGTTACATCGCTCAGTGAACTTTTCCAAGTGTTCCTCAACCATCTGATCACTCGATAA
- a CDS encoding inovirus Gp2 family protein: MNVRSRKNKNLRLTTKKTFLGRPIQTEHGPLYIDYLEKMHNTIDLALDEYPRLMAVRVDLRFPKLRKNEKSGNVMTDFLRSLQSQIDHSGKRKKREGSARVHPCKVRIAWVRERSTSMNEHYHLVLMFNKDRFNWLGKTQTQQENLGSFIVEAWARVAGVDYEEANGLVHFSKRKNSDSVVIHRLNCNSDDFDDAFDEFFKHISYLAKESTKHFGSGRRNFGHSHK, encoded by the coding sequence ATGAATGTACGTTCTAGAAAAAACAAAAACCTCAGACTAACCACCAAGAAAACGTTTCTGGGTAGACCTATCCAGACCGAGCATGGTCCACTCTATATCGACTACTTAGAGAAAATGCACAATACGATTGATCTCGCATTGGACGAGTATCCTCGGCTAATGGCTGTTCGTGTGGATTTGAGGTTTCCCAAGCTAAGGAAAAACGAAAAGAGCGGTAATGTCATGACCGACTTTCTACGCTCATTACAGTCGCAGATTGATCACTCGGGAAAACGAAAGAAAAGAGAAGGGAGTGCTAGAGTGCATCCCTGCAAAGTGCGGATTGCTTGGGTGAGGGAGCGCTCTACTTCGATGAATGAACACTATCACCTAGTACTCATGTTCAACAAAGATAGATTTAACTGGTTGGGGAAAACTCAAACGCAACAGGAGAACTTAGGCTCTTTTATCGTAGAGGCATGGGCGAGGGTGGCCGGTGTCGACTACGAAGAAGCAAATGGATTAGTCCATTTTTCAAAGAGAAAGAATAGCGACAGTGTGGTCATCCACCGCTTGAATTGTAACTCTGATGACTTTGATGATGCGTTTGATGAGTTCTTCAAGCACATTAGCTATCTAGCAAAAGAGAGCACGAAGCACTTTGGTAGCGGTAGACGCAATTTCGGCCATAGTCATAAGTAG